The Halomonas sp. KG2 genome contains a region encoding:
- a CDS encoding NAD-dependent malic enzyme gives MPMSTKSKRPLYIPYAGPSLLEMPLLNKGSAFTQEERLAFNLIGLLPQKVETIDEQLSRAYRQYQQCHSDLEKHIHLRAIQDDNETLYFRLVSQHLEEMLPIIYTPTVGQACQEFSNIYRNHRGLFISYPDREHMDDILRSATKDNVKVIVVTDGERILGLGDQGIGGMGIPIGKLALYTACGGISPAYTLPIMIDVGTNNQALLEDPMYMGWRHERVSQEEYDAFMGEFIAAVKRRWPNVLLQFEDFAQANAVPLLERYRDDLCCFNDDVQGTASVVVGTLMAACQARDETIAQQRVVFVGGGSAGCGIAEQVVVAMQAEGLTESEARARIFIVDRDGLMTTDQPWQRDFQRRLAHDSELVANWNGQGLEETIAQMKPTILIGVCGKRGIFTEQVVRTMHAGCEHPVIMPLSNPTSQAEAIPEDMIRWTDGQALVATGSPFAPVVYNGRTYPIAQCNNAYIFPGIGLGVIAANANRVTDEMLMSASRALAREAPLVKEGKGALLPPLSRIRDISKSIAFEVAAQAQQNGVALKTSGTELRERIERACWSPEYRAYRRRAF, from the coding sequence GTGCCTATGTCTACGAAGAGTAAACGCCCCCTGTACATTCCTTACGCCGGTCCTTCTTTGCTTGAAATGCCGCTATTGAACAAAGGCAGCGCGTTTACTCAAGAGGAGCGGCTAGCGTTTAACTTGATTGGTTTGTTGCCGCAAAAAGTGGAGACCATTGACGAGCAGTTGTCGAGGGCATATCGCCAGTATCAACAGTGTCATAGTGATTTAGAGAAGCATATTCATCTGCGTGCCATCCAAGACGACAATGAAACGCTTTACTTTCGCTTGGTCTCTCAGCATCTAGAAGAGATGCTACCGATTATTTATACCCCTACGGTTGGGCAGGCATGTCAGGAGTTCTCTAATATTTATCGCAATCACCGGGGGCTGTTCATCAGCTATCCGGATCGCGAGCATATGGACGATATCCTGCGCAGTGCCACCAAAGATAACGTTAAGGTGATTGTTGTCACCGATGGCGAGCGGATTTTAGGGCTGGGTGATCAGGGGATTGGTGGGATGGGTATTCCCATCGGTAAGCTGGCACTTTATACCGCTTGTGGTGGTATTAGCCCCGCCTACACGTTGCCGATTATGATTGATGTGGGCACTAATAATCAGGCATTGCTGGAAGACCCTATGTACATGGGCTGGCGTCATGAGCGGGTTAGCCAGGAAGAGTACGATGCGTTTATGGGGGAATTTATTGCCGCTGTAAAACGTCGCTGGCCGAACGTTCTGCTGCAGTTCGAAGACTTTGCCCAGGCCAATGCGGTGCCACTCTTAGAGCGCTACCGTGACGATTTGTGCTGCTTTAATGACGATGTGCAAGGTACCGCATCAGTGGTGGTTGGCACCTTAATGGCGGCGTGCCAGGCTCGCGATGAAACGATTGCCCAGCAGCGCGTAGTGTTTGTTGGTGGCGGTTCGGCAGGCTGTGGTATTGCTGAGCAGGTGGTCGTGGCCATGCAGGCAGAGGGTCTGACTGAGAGCGAAGCACGGGCGCGAATATTCATTGTCGACCGAGATGGGCTGATGACCACGGATCAGCCTTGGCAGCGGGATTTCCAGCGCCGTTTGGCCCACGATTCTGAGCTGGTGGCTAACTGGAATGGTCAGGGGCTTGAAGAGACCATTGCCCAAATGAAACCAACGATATTGATTGGTGTGTGCGGCAAGCGCGGTATTTTCACCGAACAAGTGGTGCGCACCATGCACGCGGGCTGCGAGCATCCGGTGATTATGCCGCTATCTAACCCTACTTCTCAGGCAGAAGCGATACCTGAAGATATGATTCGCTGGACCGACGGCCAAGCGCTAGTCGCGACTGGTAGCCCCTTTGCACCGGTGGTGTATAACGGCCGCACCTATCCAATTGCCCAGTGCAACAATGCCTATATTTTCCCCGGTATTGGGTTAGGCGTGATAGCCGCGAACGCTAATCGCGTGACAGATGAAATGTTGATGAGCGCCTCTCGGGCACTGGCGCGTGAAGCGCCGCTGGTTAAGGAGGGCAAGGGCGCACTGCTACCGCCGTTATCGCGGATTCGCGATATTAGTAAATCGATTGCCTTTGAAGTAGCTGCCCAGGCGCAACAAAACGGCGTGGCGCTTAAAACAAGCGGTACCGAACTACGTGAGCGTATTGAGAGAGCGTGCTGGTCGCCTGAGTATCGTGCTTATCGCCGCAGAGCTTTCTAA
- a CDS encoding tryptophan--tRNA ligase, whose translation MSQTAKTRVLTGITTTGTPHLGNYVGAIKPAIEASQDPNVQSFYFLADYHALIKCQDPKRVQESRLEIAATWLALGLDTDNAIFYRQSDIAEIPELMWMLSCVCAKGLMNRAHAYKAAVAENEEAGDQDPDKGVTMGLFGYPVLMAADILMFNANKVPVGRDQIQHIEMARDIAGRFNHMFKGQYFTQPEAVVDEKGEVLKGLDGRKMSKSYNNTIPLFSSEKKLQKLVRKIKTNSLEPGESKDPDTCTLFQIFSAFASNEEAAALREQYVAGIGWGDAKNHVFDYLNAHLTAPRERYIALMEDPAHIEAVLQKGADRAREEAAVTMDRLRSAVGLGRFV comes from the coding sequence ATGAGTCAGACAGCCAAAACCCGCGTGCTGACCGGGATTACCACGACCGGAACGCCACACCTTGGTAACTATGTCGGGGCTATTAAGCCTGCCATTGAGGCAAGCCAAGACCCCAACGTACAGTCGTTTTACTTTCTTGCTGACTATCACGCGCTGATCAAATGCCAAGATCCGAAGCGTGTGCAAGAGTCGCGTCTGGAAATTGCCGCCACGTGGCTTGCGCTAGGGTTAGATACCGATAACGCCATTTTTTATCGTCAGTCGGATATCGCTGAAATTCCCGAATTAATGTGGATGCTGTCTTGTGTATGCGCCAAGGGGCTGATGAACCGCGCCCACGCATACAAAGCAGCGGTCGCTGAAAATGAAGAGGCCGGTGACCAAGACCCTGATAAAGGCGTCACCATGGGCTTGTTCGGTTACCCGGTGTTAATGGCCGCCGACATCTTAATGTTTAATGCCAATAAAGTGCCGGTAGGGCGCGACCAAATTCAGCACATTGAAATGGCGCGTGATATCGCCGGACGTTTCAATCACATGTTTAAAGGCCAGTATTTCACTCAGCCTGAAGCCGTTGTGGATGAAAAAGGCGAAGTGTTGAAGGGCTTAGACGGTCGTAAAATGTCTAAAAGCTATAACAATACGATCCCGCTTTTCTCCAGCGAGAAAAAGCTGCAGAAGCTGGTGCGCAAAATCAAAACCAACTCACTGGAACCCGGTGAGTCCAAAGATCCAGACACCTGCACGCTGTTCCAGATATTCTCAGCGTTTGCCAGCAATGAGGAAGCCGCTGCACTACGCGAGCAGTACGTGGCAGGCATTGGCTGGGGCGACGCTAAGAACCACGTGTTTGATTACTTGAATGCGCACTTAACCGCGCCCCGCGAGCGTTACATCGCGCTTATGGAAGACCCCGCGCATATTGAAGCGGTGCTGCAAAAAGGTGCCGATCGCGCCAGAGAAGAAGCCGCCGTCACCATGGATCGCTTACGTTCTGCGGTAGGTTTAGGACGCTTTGTTTAA
- a CDS encoding YeeE/YedE family protein, whose amino-acid sequence MSTISAVAPSQNRVPLLSAAAIVLGAVIIGVVFGANIGLLMIVGGLLGLVLYHAAFGFTAAWRVFINERRGRGLRAQMVMLAIAVVLFFPALSAGSLFGTSVSGFVAPIGISVVVGAFIFGVGMQLGGGCASGTLFTAGGGNARMLITLLFFIVGSVIGSAHFSWWQSLPAFQPVSLVNVAGAGGGIAISLVLFAAITAFTVIMEKRRHGHLEQAPLVDKPGSQRWLTGPWPLIAGAVALALLNFATLALAGRPWGITSAFALWGAKGFELVGGDVSQWGYWQAPGNAAALEASVWSDITTVMNVGIMLGALAAASLAGRFAPNFRIPFKSLLAAVIGGVMLGYGARLAFGCNIGAYFSGIASGSLHGWLWMVAAFAGNMVGVKLRPFFFSGVEGRKPVAKSC is encoded by the coding sequence ATGTCGACGATTTCTGCAGTGGCACCTAGTCAGAACCGGGTGCCATTACTCTCAGCGGCAGCCATTGTGCTGGGCGCGGTGATTATCGGTGTCGTGTTTGGCGCCAATATTGGTCTATTAATGATTGTTGGCGGCTTGCTTGGGCTGGTGCTGTATCACGCGGCATTTGGCTTTACTGCTGCTTGGCGGGTATTTATCAACGAGCGGCGGGGGCGTGGTTTGCGCGCCCAAATGGTGATGCTGGCGATTGCGGTGGTGCTGTTTTTTCCGGCGTTAAGCGCTGGTTCACTGTTTGGCACCAGCGTGAGTGGTTTTGTTGCGCCGATTGGTATTTCGGTTGTGGTGGGGGCGTTTATCTTTGGTGTGGGCATGCAGTTAGGTGGCGGATGTGCCTCGGGCACGCTGTTTACTGCAGGTGGTGGTAATGCACGAATGTTAATTACGCTGCTGTTCTTTATTGTCGGGTCGGTGATTGGTTCGGCGCATTTTAGCTGGTGGCAGAGCCTGCCCGCGTTTCAGCCTGTGTCGCTGGTGAATGTGGCAGGTGCTGGCGGTGGTATCGCGATTAGCTTGGTGCTGTTTGCAGCGATTACTGCGTTTACTGTGATTATGGAAAAGCGTCGTCATGGCCACTTGGAGCAGGCGCCGCTGGTCGATAAGCCGGGCAGTCAGCGCTGGTTAACGGGGCCGTGGCCGTTGATTGCTGGCGCAGTAGCGCTAGCGCTACTTAATTTCGCAACATTGGCCCTTGCTGGTCGCCCTTGGGGCATTACCTCTGCGTTCGCGCTGTGGGGGGCGAAAGGGTTTGAGCTCGTTGGTGGTGATGTCAGTCAGTGGGGCTATTGGCAAGCGCCGGGTAATGCGGCGGCATTAGAGGCGAGTGTATGGAGTGACATTACGACGGTAATGAATGTTGGCATCATGTTGGGTGCGCTTGCCGCCGCGAGCCTAGCTGGGCGCTTTGCTCCCAACTTCCGCATCCCGTTTAAATCCCTATTAGCAGCTGTCATTGGTGGCGTCATGCTGGGGTATGGCGCGCGGCTGGCATTTGGTTGCAATATTGGCGCTTACTTCAGCGGCATTGCCTCTGGCAGCTTGCATGGCTGGCTATGGATGGTTGCGGCGTTCGCCGGCAACATGGTGGGCGTTAAGCTGCGGCCGTTCTTTTTTAGCGGTGTTGAAGGTCGCAAACCTGTTGCTAAAAGCTGCTAG
- a CDS encoding prepilin-type N-terminal cleavage/methylation domain-containing protein yields MVRQNGFSLIEALIALVILAFGLIGVAAMQVTALQSASAGYTQSLANVAAVDAQERIWAALSSYQDCGTIPLTTIESAWHSHWFAGQQAALGYAQGQQSRIERQGCRFDVVVRLRTEPNESDDIFNYVFQLPNQP; encoded by the coding sequence ATGGTTAGGCAAAATGGCTTTTCGCTAATTGAAGCGCTTATCGCGCTGGTGATTTTAGCGTTTGGGCTGATAGGTGTCGCCGCGATGCAGGTAACAGCACTGCAAAGCGCTAGTGCAGGCTACACGCAGTCGCTAGCGAACGTCGCAGCGGTAGATGCCCAAGAGCGGATATGGGCAGCGCTTTCCTCGTACCAAGACTGTGGCACGATTCCGTTAACCACTATTGAGTCCGCATGGCATAGCCATTGGTTTGCAGGCCAGCAAGCGGCGCTAGGCTATGCCCAGGGGCAACAGAGTCGTATTGAGCGCCAAGGCTGCCGGTTTGATGTGGTGGTGCGCCTGCGGACTGAGCCTAATGAGTCCGACGATATCTTCAACTACGTGTTCCAACTTCCCAATCAGCCGTAA
- the fkpB gene encoding FKBP-type peptidyl-prolyl cis-trans isomerase has protein sequence MDYLIDDGMEITLHFTLKLEDGTVVDSTKEKAPATFQYGDGNLPPGFEHPIKGMAAGQSGSFQITPEHSFGQHNPQNIQTLKRADFGDEAPEIGMVMSFADKAGTELPGVVKTIDGDRVEVDFNHPLAGRTLTFEVDVLNVTPITKH, from the coding sequence ATGGACTACCTAATTGACGATGGTATGGAAATTACCCTGCACTTCACGCTGAAGCTGGAGGATGGCACGGTAGTCGATTCCACCAAAGAGAAAGCCCCGGCGACGTTCCAGTATGGCGACGGTAACTTGCCCCCTGGTTTCGAACACCCGATTAAAGGCATGGCCGCAGGCCAGAGCGGGTCGTTTCAAATCACGCCTGAGCACTCCTTTGGGCAGCATAACCCGCAAAATATTCAAACGCTGAAGCGCGCCGATTTCGGTGATGAAGCGCCAGAAATCGGTATGGTGATGTCATTTGCCGATAAAGCGGGAACGGAACTGCCCGGCGTGGTCAAAACCATAGACGGCGACCGTGTGGAAGTGGATTTTAACCATCCGCTAGCAGGTCGCACGTTGACGTTTGAAGTCGATGTGCTGAACGTAACGCCCATCACCAAACACTGA
- a CDS encoding type IV pilin, with amino-acid sequence MLIVVAIIGIVAGIAYPSYTRYVERSLRTDAHAGLLQAAAELERCYSRQYTYADCSFTPSSPDGNYTITADDGSEDNGGFLLTAATSQTDGCHSDIQFNARGERLPEACW; translated from the coding sequence ATGCTGATTGTCGTCGCTATCATCGGCATAGTGGCGGGCATTGCCTACCCCAGTTACACCCGCTATGTTGAGCGTTCACTACGCACAGATGCCCATGCTGGCCTGTTGCAGGCCGCCGCCGAGCTTGAGCGCTGTTACTCTCGCCAATACACGTATGCCGACTGCTCCTTTACTCCCTCTTCTCCCGATGGTAATTACACGATTACAGCCGATGACGGCAGTGAAGACAATGGCGGGTTTTTACTGACGGCGGCAACATCACAAACTGACGGTTGTCACAGCGATATTCAATTTAATGCGCGAGGTGAGCGCCTGCCTGAGGCGTGCTGGTAA
- the ileS gene encoding isoleucine--tRNA ligase has product MDYKHTLNLPETDFPMRGMLPKQEPGRVSKWQDMNLYQRLRDARAGAPLFVLHDGPPYANGSIHIGHALNKILKDIIVKSKNLAGFDAPYVPGWDCHGLPIEHKVETTHGKHLAADKARELCREYAGAQIETQLADFVRLGIIGDWDHPYRTMDYANEAGEIRALAEMVDAGYVFKGLKPVNWCFDCGSALAEAEVEYADKKSDAIDVAFPVEDADKLAAAFGLSELPKPAAVVIWTTTPWTIPANQALNVHPEFTYALVDTGERLLLLAEELVESCLERFELTGSVIATAQGAALDLINFRHPFYDRLSPVYLADYVESDVGSTGIVHSAPSYGMDDFITCREHGMSFDDMLNPVQGNGVYADDLPFFGGQMIWKANPHIVEKLREVNALMAHMTIKHSYMHCWRHKSPVIYRATAQWFVGMDIKGKDGKTLRERALEGIEATEFTPAWGKARLHSMIANRPDWCISRQRNWGVPIPFFLHKQTGELHPKTVELMGEAAKRVEQEGIEAWFKLDPAELLGAEAAEYDKVTDTLDVWFDSGSTHRHVLRGSHPHGHESGPRADLYLEGSDQHRGWFHSSLLTGSAIDGHAPYRQLLTHGFTVDSQGRKQSKSLGNVVAPQSVMDKLGADILRLWVASTDYSGEMAVSDEILKRTADVYRRIRNTARFLLSNLNGFDPANDQVAFGDMLALDQWVVDRAAQLQGRIEKAYEEYRFLDVYQQVHGFCARELGGFYLDVIKDRQYTTQTDSLARRSAQTALYHVVEALSRWIAPILSFTAEEIYEHIPGKRGDSVLLETYYTRLGTLEDGAELGRAFWEQVLEVKHSVNKCLEDARNAKVIKGSLAAEVTLYVSDELNATLSKLGDELRFVMLTSEVHLAPLADAANAESTELEGLKVAVSGSEHQKCERCWHHRADVGTHAEHADLCGRCISNLPEGSGEIRYYA; this is encoded by the coding sequence ATGGATTATAAGCACACGCTAAACTTGCCAGAAACCGACTTTCCTATGCGCGGCATGCTGCCGAAGCAGGAGCCAGGGCGCGTTTCTAAATGGCAGGATATGAACCTATACCAGCGCCTGCGCGATGCCCGCGCGGGTGCGCCGCTGTTTGTTCTGCACGATGGCCCTCCCTACGCCAACGGCAGCATCCATATTGGTCACGCTCTCAATAAAATCCTTAAAGACATTATTGTTAAGTCGAAGAATCTGGCGGGTTTTGATGCCCCTTACGTGCCAGGCTGGGATTGCCACGGTCTGCCTATTGAGCACAAGGTAGAAACCACCCACGGCAAACATTTGGCCGCGGATAAAGCCCGCGAGCTGTGCCGTGAATATGCCGGTGCGCAGATTGAAACGCAGCTAGCTGACTTTGTTCGCCTGGGCATCATCGGTGACTGGGACCACCCCTACCGCACGATGGATTACGCTAATGAAGCAGGCGAAATCCGTGCCTTGGCGGAAATGGTGGATGCGGGCTATGTGTTCAAAGGCTTAAAGCCGGTTAACTGGTGCTTTGATTGTGGTTCGGCCTTGGCTGAAGCGGAAGTTGAATATGCCGATAAAAAATCCGACGCTATCGATGTCGCTTTCCCGGTAGAAGATGCCGACAAGCTAGCGGCGGCCTTTGGTCTAAGCGAATTGCCCAAGCCGGCGGCGGTGGTGATCTGGACCACCACGCCTTGGACAATCCCCGCTAACCAGGCGCTGAACGTTCACCCTGAGTTTACCTATGCGCTTGTGGATACCGGCGAACGCCTGCTGCTGCTCGCAGAAGAGCTGGTAGAAAGCTGTTTAGAGCGTTTTGAGCTGACGGGCAGCGTAATCGCTACCGCACAAGGTGCTGCGCTGGATCTGATCAATTTCCGTCATCCGTTCTATGACCGTCTCTCGCCGGTTTACCTAGCGGATTACGTTGAGTCCGACGTGGGTAGCACAGGCATCGTTCACTCAGCGCCTTCTTACGGTATGGATGACTTTATCACCTGCCGTGAGCATGGCATGAGCTTTGACGACATGCTTAACCCAGTGCAGGGGAACGGTGTCTACGCCGATGATCTGCCGTTCTTCGGCGGCCAGATGATCTGGAAAGCCAACCCGCATATCGTTGAGAAGCTGCGCGAGGTTAATGCGCTAATGGCGCACATGACTATCAAGCACAGCTATATGCACTGCTGGCGCCATAAGTCCCCGGTGATTTATCGTGCCACTGCCCAGTGGTTTGTGGGCATGGATATCAAAGGTAAAGACGGTAAAACGCTGCGTGAGCGGGCGTTGGAGGGCATCGAAGCCACCGAATTTACTCCCGCGTGGGGCAAGGCGCGTTTGCATAGCATGATCGCTAATCGTCCGGATTGGTGTATCTCTCGCCAGCGTAACTGGGGCGTGCCGATTCCGTTCTTCTTGCATAAGCAAACCGGCGAGCTGCACCCCAAAACGGTTGAGTTGATGGGAGAGGCGGCTAAGCGCGTCGAGCAAGAGGGTATCGAGGCGTGGTTTAAACTCGACCCCGCTGAGCTACTCGGTGCCGAAGCTGCTGAGTACGACAAAGTCACCGATACATTGGATGTCTGGTTTGACTCCGGCTCCACGCACCGTCATGTGCTGCGTGGCTCGCATCCTCATGGCCATGAAAGCGGCCCGCGTGCTGATTTGTACCTGGAAGGCTCGGACCAGCACCGTGGCTGGTTCCACTCGTCGCTGTTAACCGGTTCGGCGATTGATGGTCATGCGCCCTATCGTCAACTGCTAACCCATGGCTTTACCGTCGATTCACAGGGCCGTAAGCAGTCCAAATCGCTGGGCAATGTGGTCGCGCCGCAAAGTGTGATGGATAAGTTGGGCGCTGATATTTTGCGCCTTTGGGTCGCATCTACCGACTACTCCGGTGAAATGGCGGTGTCCGACGAAATCTTGAAGCGTACCGCCGATGTGTATCGTCGTATCCGCAACACTGCACGCTTTTTGCTTTCTAACTTGAACGGTTTTGATCCGGCTAACGATCAGGTGGCCTTTGGCGATATGCTGGCACTGGATCAGTGGGTGGTTGACCGTGCGGCACAGCTGCAAGGGCGTATCGAAAAAGCCTATGAAGAGTACCGTTTCCTGGATGTGTATCAGCAGGTACACGGTTTCTGCGCACGGGAATTAGGCGGCTTCTACCTGGATGTCATCAAAGATCGCCAGTACACCACTCAAACGGATTCACTCGCCCGCCGTAGCGCGCAAACCGCGCTTTATCATGTGGTTGAAGCGCTGAGCCGCTGGATTGCACCGATCTTGTCGTTTACCGCCGAGGAGATCTACGAGCATATTCCTGGCAAGCGTGGCGACAGCGTACTGCTGGAAACTTACTACACCAGGCTTGGCACCTTAGAGGATGGCGCTGAGCTGGGCCGTGCCTTCTGGGAGCAAGTGCTGGAAGTGAAGCATTCGGTGAATAAGTGCCTGGAAGACGCCCGTAATGCCAAAGTCATCAAAGGCAGCTTGGCGGCGGAAGTTACGCTTTACGTGAGCGATGAACTGAACGCTACGCTGTCCAAATTGGGCGACGAGCTGCGCTTCGTGATGCTCACCAGTGAAGTCCATCTAGCACCGCTAGCGGATGCTGCTAACGCAGAAAGCACCGAGCTTGAAGGCTTGAAAGTGGCGGTTAGCGGAAGCGAGCACCAGAAGTGCGAGCGCTGCTGGCACCATCGTGCTGATGTAGGCACCCATGCTGAGCATGCCGACCTGTGTGGTCGCTGTATCAGCAATCTTCCAGAGGGCAGCGGCGAGATTCGTTACTATGCCTAG
- the ispH gene encoding 4-hydroxy-3-methylbut-2-enyl diphosphate reductase produces the protein MQSSESSQPIQIKLANPRGFCAGVDRAIDIVNRALDVFGPPIYVRHEVVHNRFVVETLRERGAVFVEELHEVPDDVIVIFSAHGVSRAVQQEAEQRGLKVFDATCPLVTKVHLEVLRYAKRGQECILIGHEGHPEVEGTMGRYDTSHGGQIYLVEDEQDVAKLAVNDPSALAFVTQTTLSMDDTAKVIDALREKFPEIQGPRKDDICYATQNRQDAVRELAADSDLVLVVGSPNSSNSNRLRELSERMGTPAYLIDNADQIAPTWLEGVSRIGVTAGASAPEVLVKGVIDKLQTFGAEVPVELQGREENITFSMPKELREQVIVSD, from the coding sequence ATGCAGTCATCAGAGTCCTCTCAGCCAATACAGATCAAGCTGGCGAACCCGCGCGGTTTTTGTGCTGGCGTGGATCGCGCGATCGACATCGTCAACCGCGCGCTAGATGTCTTCGGCCCGCCCATTTACGTGCGCCACGAGGTGGTACATAACCGCTTTGTGGTGGAGACATTGCGTGAACGTGGCGCGGTGTTTGTTGAAGAGCTGCATGAAGTGCCTGACGACGTGATCGTGATTTTCTCGGCTCACGGTGTCTCCCGTGCCGTGCAACAAGAAGCCGAGCAGCGCGGTCTCAAAGTCTTCGATGCGACCTGCCCATTGGTCACCAAAGTGCATTTGGAAGTGTTGCGTTATGCTAAGCGCGGCCAAGAGTGCATTTTGATTGGTCACGAAGGCCATCCGGAAGTCGAAGGCACCATGGGGCGTTATGACACTTCCCATGGTGGCCAGATTTACCTGGTCGAAGATGAGCAGGACGTGGCCAAGTTAGCCGTCAACGACCCGTCAGCGCTGGCATTTGTGACCCAAACCACGCTTTCGATGGATGACACCGCTAAGGTAATTGATGCGCTGCGTGAGAAGTTCCCAGAGATTCAGGGGCCACGCAAAGATGATATCTGTTATGCCACTCAAAACCGCCAGGATGCGGTGCGTGAGCTAGCGGCAGATAGCGACTTGGTATTGGTCGTCGGCAGCCCCAATAGTTCCAACTCTAATCGCCTGCGCGAACTTTCCGAGCGGATGGGCACGCCTGCCTATTTGATCGATAATGCCGACCAAATTGCGCCAACGTGGCTGGAAGGTGTCAGCCGCATTGGTGTCACTGCCGGAGCCAGTGCGCCAGAAGTGCTGGTGAAAGGTGTTATCGACAAGCTGCAGACCTTTGGCGCAGAGGTGCCTGTTGAACTGCAGGGCCGCGAAGAGAATATTACCTTTTCTATGCCGAAAGAACTGCGTGAGCAAGTGATTGTAAGCGACTGA
- a CDS encoding prepilin-type N-terminal cleavage/methylation domain-containing protein has translation MDVQRGFTLTELLVAMVIGTVVILGAGQLFLSTFHTFKQVDQLGRHQEALLYAATSITDTLRRHGATDSNGAPFFRLQCVVIEADCRCTVQDMQEAQPLVTFDYDAGASCERDEPLGAPASNGVSVVSLPLGRQGANIDFHVTHREAALQSAFSASP, from the coding sequence ATGGATGTGCAGCGCGGTTTTACGTTAACAGAGCTACTGGTCGCCATGGTCATTGGGACGGTGGTGATTCTGGGTGCTGGACAGCTTTTCTTGAGCACCTTTCATACGTTTAAGCAGGTAGATCAATTGGGGCGTCATCAGGAAGCGCTTCTTTACGCGGCGACATCGATTACCGACACCCTACGCAGACACGGCGCTACCGACTCAAACGGAGCGCCTTTTTTTCGCCTGCAGTGCGTGGTGATTGAAGCTGACTGTCGCTGCACGGTTCAGGATATGCAGGAGGCTCAACCGCTGGTCACCTTTGATTATGACGCTGGCGCTAGCTGTGAGCGGGACGAACCGCTTGGAGCGCCCGCCAGCAATGGGGTTAGCGTAGTGTCACTGCCATTAGGTCGGCAAGGGGCCAATATCGATTTCCACGTTACCCATCGAGAGGCTGCTCTGCAGTCTGCGTTTTCGGCTAGTCCATGA
- the lspA gene encoding signal peptidase II yields the protein MPSTASTTNDPHQRPPMRRPLRWLWLAVAIIVLDLLTKYTASHLLNYAQPVEVLPFFNLTLLHNTGAAFSFLADHPGWQRWFFALIAIGASIGLTVWLSRVKADEKLLAVALPLIIGGALGNLYDRLVHGYVVDFLSFHAAGWYYPAFNVADIGITLGAVGLIWESIMGDRRRKKAALQQRD from the coding sequence ATGCCTAGCACTGCGTCAACCACCAATGATCCACACCAGCGGCCGCCGATGCGGCGGCCGCTACGCTGGCTGTGGCTAGCGGTGGCGATCATCGTGTTAGATTTGCTGACCAAATATACCGCCAGCCATTTGTTGAATTATGCCCAGCCCGTTGAGGTGCTGCCGTTTTTCAACCTAACGCTACTGCACAATACTGGCGCTGCGTTCAGCTTTTTAGCGGACCATCCCGGCTGGCAGCGCTGGTTTTTTGCGCTGATTGCCATTGGTGCCAGCATTGGCTTAACCGTCTGGCTTTCCCGCGTTAAGGCTGACGAAAAACTGCTGGCCGTGGCGTTGCCACTGATTATTGGCGGTGCCCTGGGTAATCTGTATGACCGTTTAGTACATGGCTATGTGGTGGACTTTTTATCGTTCCATGCCGCTGGTTGGTACTATCCTGCCTTTAATGTGGCGGATATCGGTATTACGCTGGGGGCGGTGGGGTTAATTTGGGAGTCGATAATGGGTGATCGACGTCGTAAGAAAGCCGCGCTACAGCAGCGTGATTGA